The segment TGCCTGAGAAAGATGACACAGAGACATGGGCTGGGATGCAGCAAAACTTTAATGAGTCAAAAGAGGGAAATAAGGTCACCCTGAGTGAAGGCCCCAGTGCAGGGAGCACCAGGGGCAGAAAGGAGTCTGCAGCCCTCAGCTAGGCAGAGATGCTGCCAGCTGTCCATCTGCCTGCCCACAGAGGGAGCGGGGCCAGCTGGCCACCCCCAGGCTGCCTTTCTGGTACTCGCAGCTGAGGAGACCACAAGAGCACAAGGACACAGGAGGCAAAAGAGTGAGTggaagcagggaaaggcagacGTGGGCTGTGCTTTCTAAGAGCCCAGGCTGGCCTTGTCCTTTTGCAAGGGGTGCTGAGGTTGCTCAGCCCCTCTGGAAGCAACAAGCTGATGCTCCGTCCCCAGTGCGGTACCATCGTGTGGGTCCCTGGGTGCCTTCTAACCCAGGGCCATGGCCAGCAGCTTTAGCAGGGCAGGCACCTCCTGCCGCAAATGCCGCTGCCCAAGCCAGAGAGGCTGAAGCCCCCGGAGTTGATGGGCACTCCCTCagagctgaggatgctgccaaCGGCAGCGGAGGTGGAGGAGCCCACGGCGGTGTTCtgcgggaaggagctgaggatggggccgggcagggTCACCACCACCGGGGAGGGCTGGATGACGACGGTGGAgtcctggcactgcctgacACAGGGCTCGTTGCAGCTGTTGGCCAGCGGGGTCGGGCCGCAGGGCCGGCAGGGCATGCACGGGCTGTAGCAGGACATGGCttggggctggaggtgcaccTGGGAGAGAGGGCAGGGGAAATCAAAGCACAGAGGATGGTTGAAGAGCA is part of the Falco naumanni isolate bFalNau1 chromosome 18, bFalNau1.pat, whole genome shotgun sequence genome and harbors:
- the LOC121099133 gene encoding feather beta keratin-like; this translates as MILISTPFELLIMVGCFALEVSLLENYCPRAVTVRLGRCRGSIKAGPSPHSLIHFSRLRLLVNKVHLQPQAMSCYSPCMPCRPCGPTPLANSCNEPCVRQCQDSTVVIQPSPVVVTLPGPILSSFPQNTAVGSSTSAAVGSILSSEGVPINSGGFSLSGLGSGICGRRCLPC